tatttaaattgaaaatttgaaacctTTCATTTTTTTGGGTCAGTCCTTTGCAAATTATCACATGTGTTAATTAAATAGATCCCTTTGTCgttgaaatatgatattatctatcatataaaaattaaaattacccaTTTTTAGCTATGTTTTCCAgacaaataaataacaatttttataaaatatatttttttctatttaatataaaaaaattatgaccaTGTTGGGTTCTTGTTTTTAGAAGATAAATGAATAATTGGTTTTCATAAAATGCAAAAGTATTTGATcatatgaatgaatgaaatgtattattaattttagaCCGTGCTTTACCTTTCACAACTTTATTGtgtgttatttataaatttatcttATTAGCCACTCTGCTATTTTAAAGTTGCGAATCATAGATTTGATCATCAtggtatatgtgtatttttggaATAGCTGATGAAGACATGACAACCTCGGTACTTTTGATAGTAGCCCTCGTGCTTACGATATGTGCAGTGGCCTTCCAGATCATTGGCGTGGCGCCACCGTATTGGGTCTCCATAGATACTGTTTCTTTAAAGATGCATTACGGTTTGTGGACTACTTGCACTGAAGTACAGACTGGGACAACATGTGAAGATTCAGATGCTGATGAAGGTAAagcaatttgttttaatgttaaaaatttaacgatttctcaaaaagtatcaatCTCGATCGTTGTAAATTAATTATGCAGGAGTTATCCTTATTGGTTTCTATATGAATATaacacgttttaaaatcaaaaggtACCAAACTCGATCGTTTTATTTTCTCGCTGCAAGAGTTTACCATATTTGTTTTTACACGGCATTATCAATTATAGTCAAGTTCAAAGACAATCATGTACTCACTGAGTCTAGCCAATCctatttacatgcatgtatccTAGTGgtcaatattaaattattttaacaaaaatgtgaGAATAGATAAAATAGATTATACAGAGATATACTCGCCCCCGTTTTATGTTCACTCATTTTGCCCTTTGTCAACGGGCGAAGTAAAACTGCGCGCATTCCAATGTCTTCAATAAGAACTGTGTCGGGGCGGACCTGTTTGCAAAAAAGGCGAAAATTACATGCAGCAAAAAAACCCCACTGTAAACAGTATTTAAGAtgtgaatattatgtaaaatctGCTTTGGCTGTTGCTCCGTACAATTTTGTAAGTTCAGTCATAGAAATGCAAAAACGACATGACTAATTGCAAGGAAAATGATAGATTTAGATTTTGCCAGTGTTGTAATTTACTTAAAAtggcatactacatgtatgtttatgtaTCAACTTTCTTACATCTTAAATGCAGATTGGAAGAAAGCTGTACGAGCTATGAGCATTCTGGGGCTTCTAGTGTTGAGTGTCGCTGTTTTCATGACTGTTCTAAAACTATTCGTCATGAAAGACAAGAAACCGGTTCTTTTTGCCGGTATAGGAACATCATTTGCCGGAGGTAAGATTTACATTTCGACGTGTATTCTGGATatcttaaaatatctaaataaccTAATTTATACAAAACATTCAATACGAAGTGTATGTAAGATCAATATTGGTTGTTATATCATAATTATTCATACTTGTAAGATGAATCTTTCATGTATTTCAGGTATTTTTATCCTGATAGCAGTGGCAGTGTTTGCAGCAAAACAAAATGATGAATTAGCTAATGTTGATTTCACCTATCATTTTGCGTTTGCGTTCAGCATTATTGCAATGATAACGGCATTCGCAGCAGGAGGTGTGATGCTGTTTAGCATGACGAAAGAATGAATTGTGTTTACAGACATATTATTGAAATCATAGTTTACGAAGCATATGTTGAAtgattttgtacaaatattttgaacACTTTTATTTACTAATCTTACTGTGCATTGTTTAGCACTGTGTGATACTCTAATATCTCcatattgaatttttcttttttggattGAATTTCAACCTTAAAGACTTTTAACACTAAACTTAAAGCATGATGTCACAGATATCATTTATTTGTCATGGAGCTATAttgttaatatgtaaatttcacATATCTTTTATATCTACAGTGTTGTGTCATTAGtgttcattcattttaaaatggtaGTAAACATAATAACGTGATGCTTCGGAGAAATAAAACGATCAAATAAAACCACGAGATATTTTTACTTCGCATTATACAGTTTTTGTATAactatactttcatgttaaatactgaaagcTGATTGGTTACGACGCAATTGATAATCCGTTCttttaccctcagcgttagcaacacacttggcaacggtaacacaacgaattgttacatgcacgtaaATTATGCATGTACGGCTCGTCGTAGAATTCACgtaatttctatataaaagcagttagtaaatttgtctttaaaattaagacattcagtataatgaaataaatgtgcctgtttgggagtgtaacagttaaaattgacacccctcgaaaaccattgtcaacctccgcttcgcgtcgggtaacaatggttttctcgggttgtcaatttcaactgttattctcccaaacaggcactattcatatattattatactttcatgttaaatactgaaatctaatTGGTTTAGAGGCTGTTGATAATcagttctattaccctcagcgttagcaacacacttagcaacgggtaacacaacgaactgttacatgcgcgtaaattatgcgcgtacggttcgccgtagaattcaagtcatttcaatataaaagtagaaaaaaaattctctaaaacattcagtatgataaaataaatagtgcctgtttgggaggataacagttgaaattgacacccctcgaaaaccattgtcaacctccgcttcgcgtcggttgaaaATGGTTTcttcggggtgtcaatttcaactgttaccctcccaaacaggcactatttatataatgtagcCTTTTGACCTGATTGCTCTCTGTATCCGTCAAAAATAGATCTTTATAGACTCTGAACATATTCTGTTGGGATTTTTATCCAAATACGTTGATAAATTGCCTCTGGTTGATTTTTACACCTCAACATTTCATAAGCGTTTTTAGTTCCCGTTGAAGTATAAAGCATATATTTCGATTATGTCTCAAATCTGGACTCTGAGCGGGACAACCCTTggaatggtttttttttgtaatctgAATTCTTGAACAAATTGAGCTCCGTGAATGGGGTGTTGTCGTTTTGAAAATGCAAGTATTTCGTGGAAATGATGGGCAACAACCGGCCAAAGCTGTTCATCAATAATATCAACATGATTTCAGACATTATTACAGAAAGTGAAGAAAAGCAGgaaaattgatgtaaatattttttttggtcgaTTTTGGCCACACctacataataaaaaaagatttgtgtataatttattataaaaaatttaactaAATAAATCTTAATCCTTATAAACCTTATCTTTGAAATCATTatgcatataatattttttcttgtaagcAGTGACAACAATCATACTTGTGCATGGTAAGTAAATTGGAGCTCGAGCGATCTCGGACTAATATAAAATGCGATATAAAAATGCCATGTAATAATCTATATTAAAATGTGCTTACTGTTCGGTAAATTTTTAATggaaaagaaatattattgaaatagttTAACCATGATAAAGTGTTGATGAATGCAACTttgtatatctacatgtacctattgaatcttaaatgttttaagtaaaattattgCAATTGCTAGTTCCTATAACATTTATCATGTTTTCATATGCTACACACACCTATacctgacgtcataataaaTACAGTTTTTTGCATGTGTAGTGCTGCGTTGTCAAGGACTAATGCCATAACCATATCTAATGTTTACGCCTCTTGTTACGTCGCTTTACGATCGACTAAGTCTCGGCGTAAGTCCTTGGCCATGGACTAGATTAAAGTTAGGGCCAATGCTTACGTCTTTTATGAAACGAGTCCCTGACGCCCACATGAATCACACTATCTGTAGATTCTGTAATGCCTGAATGTATTAAACTATCgcctaaatatttttatttttattcttttgttcctaatgttttcatttataaCTCACAGTGTGACTTGATCATCTAAACTTATAGATTAATACATtctgcaaataaactacaaaatgccagcaccagagtaactgcttacacctttggtatctCTACACGTGTTAGATGATGTCCGTAGGCTATAACtaaattttaactgataagtaatcattgtaaaattaattaaaaaacctacttttatttaatgataaacaagcccaaaatagcaaaaatgagagtaaggaggtggacacgctttggcgtatggtaaattttaattttaatatattttcagcatatatatatatatatatatatatatatatatatatatatatatatatatatatatatatatatatatatatatatatatatatatatatatatatataaaaatatatatacacacacacacacatttataTTAGACCTGTTGAAATAAATTGTGTGTCAAAATTACCTGATATTTAGCCCAATAGTTTTAATTCTAGTTACACAGTAAGTAAATAAACCCAGATTAACTGAAGCTGAAGACCCCTTTTCACCGTATAATGTTTGTTTCAGCAAGTTCGGGACATATTTTTGAACTTTATCTGTATTTTACGAACATAAATGAAACTTGCCCAAAAGTCACAatgaatagcaaaatgaacatatataattcgatttctttttttaagtgtAATGAAATGTGatattggaaaataaaattaaagtcaCCCAGTTTTATTGAGatgggataaaaaaaattaagtgatgGGTGTTTGTTGCTAGAACTAATGACCTTAAGATCTTATACCTAAAGCTTTCTTAGATTTGATAGCTTGCAACTGCCCCTAAGGCTGCAGAACCTTTATGTGTGAATGTAAACGTGCCTACTTCCTGGGTAAAAACATTTGCAAATTTCAAATCACAATCTTATCATTCAAAAAAAGATtgtataaataacataattatatactgtagtttattaataaggaaaaacagaatttttttcccaaaatttttACGCTCATGGGCCACGTCActtacctgagcaacaatagctaTAATGAAATCAACTTAATGGAGTTttctataaaagaaatatctggacaatgtacgtATCTTGTATTTAAACAGATTATCAAATTGTTCTCCAGATATCCTTATGTAAAACATTGAGCCTCTCTTGTATCAGGAAGATTTTATAGACATATCACATATTgaacattgtagttcttaagaaaatcttaaacaaccgttaatatacatatacaccTATATCAAACTTTGATCATGAGCCCCTTATTAGGACCAATATTTGTCCCGGGGCTCCAGTCTAAACAGTTACATGTAagaactagacaacattgagatggtgaccatctcaaagggccccgcttaaatAATCGACAATAGAATGAAAAGCATTgcaaagaatttttctttgccCTATAACAAGTTTTCCAGCTGGCAAAAAACGTTTCATTCAATCTCATTACCCCTTACCtacaggcatttttgttcaacctGAGCAAGATTAAGTAAATGGGAAATAATCTACGGTCTAAAACTGATTACAAAGAGATccgctatgaccttcacattgacttggttcaaaTTATAAAGTCACTGCACACCATTTACCCATAAGCTATGTTAATGTAAAGTAATAGCCAAATagtatatatatgctctgaaaaaatgaatattgcaTGATCCAATGCGACCTTGacacttgacctacaaacaATATCTAAGGTCACTGCATACCCTCTGATCGTATGATTTCTGaaagtgaagtatgagccagattggaccaaaggcaGAAAAAATatgctccggacaaggattttttatataattctgctatgaccttcacatttgaccttgaaacttggttcaaggtgACTGTACACccttactcaaaagctctgtttatgtAAAGTATGAGCCAAATATGGTTAAGTGgggaatatatacatgtatgctctgaaaaatagaatttttgcATGATtaaatatgaccttgacccttgaccCACAAAGTTCATtaaaggtcactgcacaccctttgaccATAGGTACTCTTTGAGTGAAGTTtaagccagattggaccaatgggagagaagatatactccgaaCAAGGATTTTTCACATCAATCTAATATGACCTTCAGCTTCAATCTTGAAGCATGGTTCAAgttcactgcacaccctttacccaaaggcggatttttcatataaatctaCTATGACCTTAAGCTTCAACCTAGAagcatggttcaaggtcactgctcACCCTTTACCAAAAGGCTCcctgtgggtgaagtatgagccagattgggccaaggggagagaagatatgctccggacAAGAGATCTcggacggacagatggacggaaagacggacagactgatcactatagggcgCCTGCACAGCGGGGTATATAGTCAGCTGTTTTTCTCAATTGTGATTAGAAAACATCTTATAAATGCTATCCACAAAtctacaaccccccccccccctaaaaacacaaataatcaataaattaagGGAAGTGAAAAAGGCATGGGATGTATCAATCTTTTTATAAGCGGGGAGGTGTTACAGgaaaattggtattttttttaccaaatattattaaaatttcgtaatattgattttcatcagtCAATATCAATAGAATCAAATCAAAGAAAAGCGAAGTGACAAAGCACAGCTagaatttttcaaagaattataatatgtttattCATATGAGGAAAATTAGACAAAATTAGAAtcaagatgggggaataagatggcgcaactgcccatttggtttagtcgcaaaatacaatttcaaattaacattttttcaattaaataaatttgatatgttataactatattcagtttgaaatatttcaaaaaacgataagaaaaaaataaataaaaaatacttaagttttggtggtatcgaactcACAACCTAAAATCCCAAGTTCTATAAAGTCAACTAATGTCTgttgctctaaccactgagccatttcctTCACATCAAAGTGTGGTGTTTAAATGCTTTATGAGACGTTGGCCACGAATTCACGGACTTGtattaattttctaaaacgttaaATTGTCgcgctacaaaatgacatttttaaagtttagtgggtcttctctccacatttttgttgattaaaatcggtttaaattccattaaaccgcGTTTAgacaatgacaaaaatatggagctcagacccactctatgaaagaaaatgcattgaGGTTATAAAattgacactatttggaggttttgacacgcatacacCAGTTTCAATCAACctattgcaagtatttaaaatattgaagggttacaaaccgatgttactttaaatatacattgtttttaatttatttattttaaagtatgagatttaatgatattttaattttgcagtttCTAATTATTCCttatatgggcattttacacgccttattcacccatcttcttttggTTTGTtccttcatataacaaaaaaaatgttgaccGAGTTTTCGGGCAACAGTGATTATATttgcccccttgggacgaataTATTGCCCTCCACTTCGCGttgggcaatatttcgtccctcgggggctaatataatcaatgttgccctcaatcccagtcaatgtttgtttaaaatagcagcattttttttttacagaatagAACTTTGttgtatactgtggaatcatttcaTATTCGCGGGGCCCGGGTCAATGTTCGTGGTTTGCCAACATGTTCATGGTTCGTGGGGATTAATTTCTTTGGTAGCAAGTTCGGGattatttaaataagtttaaacaaaatgaatgctAGTAAATACGTTCATGGGGATATAAGATTGTGGGCAAGGATAACACATGAAAGCCACGAACCTTGACCCCACGAGCAATGATGATTCGACTGTAGGTTTGTAATAAATATTGCGTTAgcttttttatcatataatattgaaggttttacatacaGTAAATGATAAATTGCCATAGTTTCTAAttagtattttgtttttcaatttagataaTATAATAGTATATCGGATCCATAAGTCTAAGAAATGCTAAAAAAGGATACCAAAGTATTTTGTTGATGTAATAACACAAAAGAGATCAAATGACTGcttttcaagtacatgtaattggtgTGATTACAATATAGGGATAATAATCTAGTCCTTAACAAAGTGTGATATtgttcatttttgggagttgattttaatcaaattatcctatgcagttactctggcaaaccgaaagtgaaacagtgtttggacctaagcacaaatcatcaagGGAAGGAAAACCCTAACAGAAAACCACCAGCCCTCCGGGTCCTGGGGGTTGGGCGTGGGGTTAGCAACTCCACCTCATAAAAAACCCACAGTGTTACAGAAACCGCAACAATACCACGTCAAGAGCGAGACCTAGATCTGCGGCCCTGTGCTCCCCAAGGAGCGAACAGGAATAAGTGAAGtgacaaatcatcaccgctgacaagacgtagatcttgaaaataatagataaattcggtatactgtatgctgtaccattgtttttcaaaagaaacgtatttaaaataccttgaaaaaagtcaaattctatatagtacgaacaatttgattgttttttgtagttgtatgtattcctacgccagagttcaatatagtctcgttcaaccagacgttcggctgtctccgtaaatctccaacaagcagagagtctctcttggtagtcggagattaacggagacagccgagcgtctggttgaacgagactagagtttaaTATTGCTTTGATtcagacgtgtacaatttttagaaacgtttcgattactgatacccTGTTTGagggaattaattctatctttaaacattacacaacatgattcatattgggttttctcgaaattcttgtcgatAAGttcgaaaattcatattataaaactgcgtaattcaaatacatattagaaactacttgccaggcaaaataacatgtcgttgattttaaaattgataataattaataaaatcaactcccaaaagtacttcagtactttgattcaattttgttttcccATATCTGTTCTCTCAGAGGAAAATATTCTTACTATTATTCAATTTCAGACATTTGGACTGTTATTATGTTCAAAGGATGCTTACTAATCTAGAGTTTGCAATTTCTTGGTGAAGCTTTTATCCCCATTTATCTCTATAGCtataaagagaaaaatgaaaagtttCCGTCCAAAGATTCTCTggcctaaaacatcaaacatgtaTTGTTCATGTATTTTGCTAGTAACTACAATTTAgttacatttgaaaaaagaaaaaaaattccatgtgTGGGGGTAAGGGAGTTGGGTGAGAAGGGAGAGTGGCAAAGGGGGCATAGATATTACACGCAGCTGTGTTAAGGCTGTTCGAAACTAAAATGATATCAAGAAACGGTAGAGTTTcaaatgtagaaaaaatacatgtacttcaatcGACGCAAGTGATTAatgtcttaaaataaaaaaatgttttaatgataaatcCTTATACAAGTCATGAACATCTGTATTTCgcagttcttgctgggggtGCTTTAAATATTCCGTTTATTCAAAATCTTGGCCAAGCATTTAGCCTTATCCTAGAAATGATgcacatttttctttataagcTTGATTTACACAAAAGTAGGTTTCTTTGAAAATTGGGTTTCCCCAAGGATGACTTTAATAGGCACTTATTATCTCtttctatttcatgtaaaatatactaACATTGGATTGACCTTTTTTGCGCCAATCTGGTTTTTACAAAGAATTGAAATATCTCCATCCATTAGTTTAAAtgtagcagggagagtctccaaaccaaTGGTTTGTAAATAGTAATATACTTATTACAAATCTTTATCCTGAAAGTATAAACGACTACAGTGTTTGAAGTATCTGTCAGTGCTTTATTAAGTTTTGAATATTACAACATATACATATGATtcgtatattttataaattgacAATGAATTAGCGCCGATTTCCAACATGGGATTATACATGCTAATAACAAGGAGACATGAATTACTGGCAACCCTGGAAGGTGAACAGAGGTTGCCAGCGAtggcttgttgcaaaattctgCCAAGTGGATTGCGGGACGCAGCCTGGCAACCGGCTTGATGTTAAACAGGACCAATCGCAAAGCCATGACGTTGATTGGATTATAACTGTAATGAACAATAAAGAGAAAGCAGAAAAAAAGAAGGCAAggttaataaaacaatataattaagATGAAGGTGTTCTTTGTGATTAAATTTCAAGACAGCAATACAATTTTATAGGACGAAAAAcctatttttatatgtttatcatTACGCAGAATGGTTTTGGTCGGAGGATGTTAAAATATCGGCAGCATCTAACGGATCGATAATTGCATACGCAATAATGATGTCATTACAGTAGTGACATTTTAGTACCCGCACcctattaatttttaaagatcatcgcgtttgaaataaatattggtTACTAAAATTATCAGAGTTATGCCGCTTGATTTATTCTTCTTCGATAAATGGTATTCATCGTATATAAcgataaatgtaattaaatctTCTCAGTACAGACAACTTCTTTCTACAGATCGCTGTGAAATCAATCGGGGAGCTATACCCTCATTAACGTTTTACAATGTAATAAGTctcttgtattttttaaaatcagtttttgtaaaagttttcttcattttttgcgCCCTGCCAACAGTTTGGACCAAGATTCTTCCggtcaagttttatttttctacgTTTGAGTTTATAAAGTTTGCCTTTTAATAAATTTGGGCAAAGAACCGCCGTCTTTTTGCTACATGCCTCTAATAGTTGCgagttaacagaaacaaagtgagaTCATTTTTCTAAAGTTATCCCTTTTTCAGAGGAACATTCCACCTTAAGGGAATAattgaatacaaaattcaatgtaaataaataattaaatatggcattttcaatgaaattaatataaCGTGggttaaagagacagtacagctaaaaacatgtgtgaataacttcagctTTACCCATTGTAttgttaggaaataagaaataacgttgattgtaatagttgaaatacataaagATCCCTTTTACAtacttaattaacgtaattatgagcttccggaaatttatgggtcgtacaaaccggaataatcttatatcgttcatttgtaccacgtggactttgattgacagtattTGACAGGTGCTGAAAACTACTAGATCTTCGTCCGACTACGGTCATACGGTTATACGGTTATACGAGGTTAAAGGGACTCTATAAACGGAACACATCCTCACTTACTCGATAATTATAAATGGTTTACTTATttcatttccttttaaaatgaacagacataaatgtgtaaaataacctccaaggggcctcatttacaaaaatgaatctAGGTTGTAACAACTCCTATgaaaaacacgaaaaatacatggttacaaaataataattgtggttattttaaaaaactttgaacgattaaCACCTgggagaagtagacatatttttattaacaaacatgtccaggagaatctttgcgagccctgcatgtgttttgtttacagtaaatacgcaaGCACAATtgtatagaaggctgaaccctgtaattattaattttaatgaaataattagatttatttcatggagaactttgttattttctgaaagtttatacattaatgagtagtacaaaaataccgaacccaaTCGGAAATctttttcaagtcggttttttgataagatgcgtcgtactgtctctttaacaaATAACAATGTAAACAGTAAAATGATATCGCTGATCTATATTTTCATGGTTATCTTTATGATTTATAATTGACCTACATGTACTTCAGTGTCATCGACTACCATGCAACGTCCTCATATTATTTGTAAGAGACGGCAAAAACTTCCAGTTTATAATTTTGTAACTTGTGGCGACGGCGTTCACCAACACCTCCACCTTCGC
This genomic window from Magallana gigas chromosome 5, xbMagGiga1.1, whole genome shotgun sequence contains:
- the LOC105318523 gene encoding epithelial membrane protein 2-like translates to MTTSVLLIVALVLTICAVAFQIIGVAPPYWVSIDTVSLKMHYGLWTTCTEVQTGTTCEDSDADEDWKKAVRAMSILGLLVLSVAVFMTVLKLFVMKDKKPVLFAGIGTSFAGGIFILIAVAVFAAKQNDELANVDFTYHFAFAFSIIAMITAFAAGGVMLFSMTKE